In Candidatus Stygibacter australis, a single window of DNA contains:
- a CDS encoding ABC transporter permease subunit, which produces MNYTKLLCKKETDSYFGSPAAYIFLVVFLIFSGWFFASPLFLANTSDMRSIFDMIPLLFMFFVPVITMGLLAKESSNGTIELLTTFPLTDEQIVMGKFWSALKLIVVGLLFTLIHFITIIALGTNIDYGSIICGYLGLVLVGGVYAAIGMFASSLSNNQIVSFIISFAIIFVLYMLQYSLFFIPAALAGLFQYISIGYHFSSIARGVIDTRNIIYFLGLIIIFLRLAITVLESRKWK; this is translated from the coding sequence GCCTATATTTTCCTGGTAGTATTTCTGATATTTTCCGGCTGGTTTTTTGCCAGTCCCTTATTTTTGGCAAACACCTCAGATATGAGATCAATATTTGATATGATACCGCTTCTTTTCATGTTTTTTGTTCCTGTGATAACCATGGGTTTGCTGGCAAAAGAGAGCAGTAATGGAACAATAGAATTGCTTACAACTTTCCCGCTGACAGATGAACAGATAGTGATGGGGAAATTTTGGTCAGCCCTTAAACTGATAGTAGTAGGATTATTATTCACCCTTATCCATTTTATCACGATCATTGCTTTGGGCACTAATATTGATTATGGTTCAATAATTTGCGGTTATCTGGGATTAGTATTGGTGGGAGGAGTATATGCAGCAATAGGTATGTTTGCATCCAGTCTTTCCAATAATCAGATTGTATCCTTTATTATCAGTTTTGCCATAATATTTGTGCTTTATATGCTGCAGTATTCACTATTCTTTATTCCGGCAGCTTTGGCAGGACTCTTTCAGTATATTTCAATCGGCTATCATTTTTCCAGTATTGCCCGTGGTGTGATTGATACCAGAAATATCATCTATTTCCTTGGATTGATAATAATATTCCTGCGATTGGCAATCACAGTCCTGGAATCAAGAAAGTGGAAATAG